The proteins below are encoded in one region of Aquisphaera giovannonii:
- a CDS encoding hydroxypyruvate isomerase family protein encodes MTTPPRTDSPTTRRGILQAAAAAAAVGTLAGAPAPASAAAKANASSGRLKQSVCRWCYGKIPLEDLCVAAKGMGLVGIDLLGPSDFATVKKHGLICTMVNSHPLSDGLCDPKYRDSALKAMSAAIEATSREGWRNVICFSGNARGIDRRKGMDNCVAALKEIVPVAEKANVILNMELLNSKVDHHDYMCDNSTWGVELVKRVGSDHFKLLYDIYHMQIMEGDVIRTIERDHAAFGHYHTGGNPGRHEIDDSQELNYKAIARAIADLKFDGFYAHEFIPVRQPLASLAEAVELCTV; translated from the coding sequence ATGACGACCCCGCCTCGCACCGACTCGCCCACGACCCGCCGGGGGATCCTCCAGGCGGCCGCCGCGGCGGCCGCGGTCGGCACGCTGGCCGGCGCCCCGGCGCCCGCGTCCGCCGCCGCGAAGGCCAACGCCAGCTCGGGCCGGCTCAAGCAGTCTGTCTGCCGCTGGTGCTACGGCAAGATCCCGCTCGAGGACCTCTGCGTCGCCGCCAAGGGGATGGGCCTGGTCGGCATCGACCTGCTCGGGCCGAGCGACTTCGCGACGGTCAAGAAGCACGGCCTCATCTGCACGATGGTGAATTCCCACCCGCTGAGCGACGGCCTCTGCGACCCCAAGTACCGCGACTCCGCGCTCAAGGCCATGAGCGCGGCCATCGAGGCCACCTCGCGCGAGGGGTGGCGGAACGTCATCTGCTTCTCCGGCAACGCAAGGGGCATCGACCGCCGCAAGGGCATGGACAACTGCGTCGCCGCGCTGAAGGAAATCGTCCCGGTCGCCGAGAAGGCGAACGTGATCCTCAACATGGAGCTGCTCAACAGCAAGGTCGATCACCACGACTACATGTGCGACAACTCGACGTGGGGCGTCGAGCTGGTCAAGCGCGTGGGCTCGGACCACTTCAAGCTGCTGTACGACATCTATCACATGCAGATCATGGAAGGGGACGTGATCCGCACGATCGAGCGCGACCACGCCGCATTCGGCCACTACCACACCGGCGGCAACCCGGGCCGCCACGAGATCGACGATTCCCAGGAGCTGAACTACAAGGCCATCGCCCGGGCCATCGCCGACCTCAAGTTCGACGGCTTCTACGCCCACGAGTTCATCCCGGTCCGCCAGCCGCTCGCGAGCCTGGCCGAGGCCGTGGAGCTCTGCACCGTCTGA
- a CDS encoding HEAT repeat domain-containing protein → MFRTIVTSAGLAVALAILPPAAPAQKAAPNAREKEAKLIATLNKADASRKAKADACRELAAVGTAEAVPPLAALLSSEELGHMARYGLEPIPDPAVDVALRDAMGKLKGNLLVGVIGSVGVRRDPKAVPALVQKLGDPDAEVAAAAARALGRIGNRDAAEALEKALGTMPAACRVNACEGLFRAADALRTQGQRREARAIYEKLASAEVPEYVKDAAKRAEQGLEQARGR, encoded by the coding sequence ATGTTCCGAACGATCGTCACGTCCGCGGGCCTCGCCGTCGCGCTGGCCATCCTGCCGCCCGCCGCGCCCGCCCAGAAGGCGGCGCCCAACGCCAGGGAGAAGGAGGCGAAGCTGATCGCCACCCTCAACAAGGCGGACGCCTCGCGGAAGGCCAAGGCCGACGCCTGCCGGGAGCTGGCCGCCGTCGGCACGGCCGAGGCCGTCCCGCCGCTGGCGGCCCTGCTGTCCAGCGAGGAGCTCGGCCACATGGCCCGCTACGGCCTGGAGCCGATCCCCGACCCGGCCGTGGACGTCGCGCTCCGCGACGCCATGGGCAAGCTGAAGGGCAATCTGCTGGTCGGCGTGATCGGCAGCGTCGGCGTCCGCCGCGACCCGAAGGCGGTCCCGGCGCTCGTGCAGAAGCTCGGCGACCCCGACGCCGAGGTCGCCGCCGCGGCCGCCCGGGCGCTCGGCAGGATCGGCAACCGGGACGCCGCCGAGGCCCTGGAGAAGGCCCTCGGCACCATGCCCGCGGCCTGCCGCGTCAACGCCTGCGAGGGGCTCTTCCGCGCGGCCGACGCCCTCCGCACCCAGGGCCAGCGCAGGGAGGCCCGCGCCATCTACGAGAAGCTCGCCTCGGCCGAGGTCCCCGAGTACGTCAAGGACGCCGCGAAGCGGGCCGAGCAGGGCCTCGAGCAGGCGCGAGGCCGCTGA
- a CDS encoding Gfo/Idh/MocA family protein, which translates to MNRRSFLQAGAAGLALSQYRDTALAYADGPPKRVGLIGSGWYGKCDLLRLIQVAPVEVVSICDVDRKMLDEAAELIASRQASKKKPRTYSDYRKMLAEKDLEIVLIATPDHWHALPMIAAAEAGADIYVQKPISVDVREGQAMVAAARKHGRVVQVGTQRRSTPHLIEARDRIINEGKLGKIGFAETYCYYHMRGQGGPDTAPPEYLDWDFWCGPAPMRPFNPMIHPRGWRGFKEYGNGILGDMCIHMLDMVRWMLGLGWPTRIASTGGTFVQKQGPANIPDTQTATFDFGDLNVVWEHRTWGREADPKYPWGATIYGDKGTLKLSVWGYDFIPLGGGTPIHRDVAYELDQYPEDKTEKDLEKHVAPAIRRHMLDFLAAIQSRGKPVADIEQGHISTSCCILANTALELGRTLAWDAEKGCVKDDEEATRRLARPYRGPWVHPSAG; encoded by the coding sequence ATGAATCGCCGCTCATTCCTCCAGGCCGGCGCCGCGGGCCTGGCGTTGTCGCAATACAGGGACACCGCGCTGGCCTACGCGGACGGACCGCCGAAGCGCGTGGGCCTGATCGGCTCCGGCTGGTACGGCAAGTGTGACCTGCTCCGCCTGATCCAGGTCGCGCCCGTGGAGGTCGTCTCGATCTGCGACGTGGACCGCAAGATGCTCGACGAGGCGGCCGAGCTGATCGCCTCGCGCCAGGCCTCGAAGAAGAAGCCGAGGACGTACTCCGACTACCGGAAGATGCTGGCCGAGAAGGACCTGGAGATCGTCCTGATTGCCACGCCCGACCACTGGCACGCCCTGCCGATGATCGCCGCCGCGGAGGCGGGCGCCGACATCTACGTGCAGAAGCCGATCAGCGTCGACGTGCGCGAGGGCCAGGCCATGGTCGCCGCCGCCCGCAAGCACGGGCGCGTCGTGCAGGTGGGCACCCAGCGGCGCAGCACCCCGCACCTCATCGAGGCCCGGGACCGCATCATCAACGAGGGTAAGCTGGGCAAGATCGGATTCGCGGAGACCTATTGCTATTATCACATGAGGGGGCAGGGCGGGCCCGACACGGCGCCCCCGGAGTACCTCGACTGGGACTTCTGGTGCGGGCCGGCGCCCATGAGGCCGTTCAATCCGATGATCCACCCCCGCGGCTGGCGGGGCTTCAAGGAGTACGGCAACGGCATCCTCGGCGACATGTGCATCCACATGCTGGACATGGTGCGCTGGATGCTGGGCCTGGGCTGGCCCACGCGGATCGCGTCCACCGGCGGGACCTTCGTGCAGAAGCAGGGCCCGGCGAACATCCCCGACACCCAGACGGCGACGTTCGACTTCGGCGACCTCAACGTCGTCTGGGAGCATCGCACGTGGGGCCGGGAAGCGGACCCCAAGTACCCCTGGGGAGCGACGATCTACGGTGATAAGGGGACGCTCAAGCTGAGCGTCTGGGGCTACGACTTCATCCCCCTCGGCGGGGGGACGCCCATCCACCGCGACGTCGCGTACGAGCTGGACCAGTACCCCGAGGACAAGACGGAGAAGGACCTGGAGAAGCACGTCGCCCCGGCCATCCGCCGACACATGCTCGACTTCCTGGCCGCCATCCAGTCGCGCGGCAAGCCGGTCGCCGACATCGAGCAGGGGCACATCTCGACCTCGTGCTGCATCCTGGCCAACACCGCCCTGGAGCTCGGCCGGACGCTGGCCTGGGACGCGGAGAAGGGCTGCGTCAAGGACGACGAGGAGGCCACCCGGCGGCTCGCCAGGCCCTACCGCGGCCCGTGGGTCCATCCCTCGGCGGGCTGA
- a CDS encoding 2Fe-2S iron-sulfur cluster-binding protein, producing MSGPAEIVRLEPSPDRSLRDLLVERGVPFPCGGAMLCTGCKVRVLEGDVPVTEGMAAAFSDRQVAEGWRLGCMARSDGPVVLEIPR from the coding sequence GTGAGCGGGCCGGCGGAGATCGTCCGCCTCGAGCCTTCCCCCGATCGCTCGCTCCGCGACCTCCTCGTCGAGCGGGGCGTCCCGTTCCCTTGCGGCGGCGCGATGCTCTGCACCGGGTGCAAGGTCCGGGTCCTGGAGGGGGACGTCCCCGTCACTGAGGGCATGGCGGCCGCCTTCTCGGATCGCCAGGTGGCCGAGGGCTGGCGTCTGGGCTGCATGGCCCGGTCGGACGGTCCGGTGGTCCTGGAGATCCCGCGGTGA
- a CDS encoding homocysteine S-methyltransferase family protein: protein MSRLRELFGGQEVVLTDGAWGTELQGRGLAMGRPGDPWNLERPADVLAVARAYVGAGSRVILTNTFRANAVALAAIGLEGRVGEINRRGAQISREAAAARPGVRVFGSMGPTGKVLATGEIGPEAVSSAFDEQAKALAAGGVDALLFETFSEIEEARLAVRAARAAGLPIVVSFAFWRGEERDRTMTGASPEDAGAAMAEEGADAVGANCGEGPEAFPGVCRRLKASSGLPVWIKPNAGLPSLREGRAVYAMTPEEFGGHAASIVDAGANFLGGCCGTSPEFIRALAGMLESCASE, encoded by the coding sequence ATGAGCCGGTTGCGGGAACTGTTCGGCGGGCAGGAGGTCGTCCTCACGGACGGCGCCTGGGGGACGGAGCTGCAAGGTCGAGGGCTGGCGATGGGCCGGCCGGGCGACCCGTGGAACCTGGAGCGGCCGGCCGACGTGCTGGCCGTGGCGCGGGCGTACGTGGGCGCGGGCAGCCGGGTGATCCTCACGAACACGTTCCGGGCCAATGCCGTCGCCCTGGCCGCGATCGGGCTCGAAGGCCGGGTCGGAGAGATCAACCGCCGCGGCGCGCAAATCTCGAGGGAGGCCGCGGCGGCGAGGCCCGGCGTGCGGGTCTTCGGCTCGATGGGGCCGACGGGCAAGGTGCTAGCGACCGGCGAGATCGGCCCGGAGGCGGTGTCGTCGGCCTTCGATGAGCAGGCCAAGGCGCTGGCGGCGGGCGGAGTCGATGCGCTGCTCTTCGAGACCTTCAGCGAGATCGAAGAGGCGCGGCTCGCGGTCCGCGCGGCCAGGGCGGCCGGCCTGCCGATCGTCGTCTCGTTCGCCTTCTGGCGCGGCGAGGAGAGGGACCGGACGATGACGGGCGCCTCGCCGGAGGACGCCGGCGCGGCCATGGCGGAGGAGGGGGCGGACGCAGTCGGCGCGAACTGCGGCGAGGGGCCGGAAGCCTTCCCGGGCGTCTGCCGCCGCCTCAAGGCTTCGTCCGGCCTGCCCGTCTGGATCAAGCCCAACGCCGGCCTCCCGTCGCTGCGCGAGGGCCGTGCCGTGTACGCGATGACTCCCGAGGAGTTCGGCGGGCACGCGGCCTCGATCGTCGACGCGGGGGCGAACTTCCTGGGCGGCTGCTGCGGGACGAGCCCGGAGTTTATCCGCGCCCTGGCGGGGATGCTCGAATCATGCGCATCGGAATGA
- a CDS encoding DegT/DnrJ/EryC1/StrS family aminotransferase: MKNPLDRRRFLASAAAGAGAAVVTSTARGEEAAPALLGGPPVRREPFPSWPRSGRLEEEGLLGVLRSGKWFRGGGDRVDHFETSFAAMTGAAHCVAVANGTSALVTSLAALGIGPGDEVIVPVYTFIATVNAVLLHYAMPVFVDTDPETFQIDARKVEAAITDRTAAIMPVHLGGNVADMDAILEIGRRRKIPVVEDACQAHLAEWRGKKVGTMGAAGCFSFQVSKNLSSGEGGAILTGDADLAGRCYAFQNNNRGRAAEGYTFSYQGGRGANLRLTEFQGSLLLAQMTRLEEQSRTREQNARYLTGLLEEIPGIRPARQYEGCTRNAYHLYMFRFKADLFGGLSRDRFLQALQAEGIPCSGGYAPLNKDGSVSAAIASKGFGRIYPRELLDGFAARNACPANDALCGEAVWFTQNMLLGPRADMDQIAAAVRKVRANVGALAKA, encoded by the coding sequence ATGAAGAACCCCCTGGATCGTCGCCGATTCCTGGCCTCGGCCGCCGCCGGCGCGGGCGCCGCGGTCGTCACCTCGACCGCCCGCGGCGAGGAAGCCGCCCCCGCCCTGCTCGGCGGCCCGCCCGTCCGCCGCGAACCCTTCCCGAGCTGGCCCAGGTCCGGCCGCCTGGAGGAGGAGGGGCTGCTCGGGGTCCTCCGCAGCGGGAAGTGGTTCCGGGGCGGCGGCGACCGGGTGGATCACTTCGAAACGTCGTTCGCCGCGATGACCGGCGCGGCGCACTGCGTGGCCGTGGCCAACGGCACGAGCGCCCTGGTCACGTCCCTTGCCGCGCTCGGGATCGGGCCGGGCGACGAGGTCATCGTCCCGGTCTACACGTTCATCGCGACGGTCAACGCCGTCCTCCTCCACTACGCGATGCCGGTCTTCGTGGACACCGACCCGGAGACGTTCCAGATCGACGCCCGAAAGGTCGAGGCCGCGATCACGGATCGCACCGCGGCCATCATGCCCGTCCACCTGGGCGGCAACGTGGCCGACATGGACGCGATCCTGGAGATCGGCCGGCGGCGGAAGATCCCGGTCGTCGAGGACGCCTGCCAGGCGCACCTAGCCGAGTGGCGGGGCAAGAAGGTCGGTACCATGGGCGCCGCCGGCTGCTTCAGCTTCCAGGTCAGCAAGAACCTCTCCTCGGGCGAGGGGGGCGCGATCCTGACGGGCGACGCCGACCTCGCCGGGCGTTGCTACGCCTTCCAGAACAACAACCGGGGCCGGGCGGCCGAGGGCTACACCTTCTCCTACCAGGGGGGCCGAGGCGCCAACCTCCGCCTGACCGAGTTCCAGGGCAGCCTGCTCCTGGCCCAGATGACCCGCCTGGAGGAGCAGTCGCGCACCCGAGAGCAGAACGCCCGCTACCTGACCGGCCTGCTCGAGGAGATCCCCGGGATCCGCCCCGCGAGGCAATACGAGGGCTGCACCAGGAACGCCTATCACCTCTACATGTTCCGATTCAAGGCCGACCTCTTCGGCGGCCTGTCCCGGGACCGGTTCCTCCAGGCCTTGCAGGCGGAGGGCATCCCGTGCTCCGGCGGATACGCCCCGCTCAACAAGGACGGGTCGGTCTCGGCGGCCATCGCCTCGAAGGGGTTCGGGCGGATCTACCCCCGCGAGCTCCTCGACGGCTTCGCCGCGCGGAATGCGTGCCCGGCCAACGACGCGCTCTGCGGAGAGGCCGTCTGGTTCACCCAGAACATGCTCCTGGGCCCGCGGGCCGACATGGACCAGATCGCGGCGGCCGTGCGCAAGGTCCGCGCCAACGTCGGGGCGCTGGCGAAGGCATGA
- a CDS encoding glycoside hydrolase family 76 protein — translation MLGGRSIAAAVLLFTSTAGALAADPGAYGARAEEVTEFIHRTYFDPASGAYARSLTERKPDYVWHQGVMLSNLVAAARADRVRYRPLLDRYVRALDAYWDPKVAIPGYEPAATKGNGNDKYYDDNAWLVISLLEDYESSREPRELARADDALRFVLSGWDEALGGGIWWHQLHKDGTKNTCSNGPAAVGCLRLARFRDGERAAELVEMARKIVAWTRSNLQDSDGLFDDRKVVSTGEVKRGKLTYNTALMIQALLGLYRATGEKPHLDEAVRVATAGDWFLDAGTGAYRDAPRYSHFMVEADLDTHRATGDRRFLERARKNADVLYGRWKAKPFADMVSNAALARILWLMAESETESGREFWRRADASRP, via the coding sequence ATGCTCGGAGGACGTTCGATCGCCGCGGCGGTCCTGTTGTTCACCTCGACGGCCGGGGCCCTCGCCGCCGACCCCGGGGCGTACGGGGCGCGTGCGGAGGAGGTGACCGAGTTCATCCACCGGACCTATTTCGACCCTGCGTCCGGCGCCTACGCGCGGTCGTTGACGGAACGCAAGCCGGATTACGTCTGGCACCAGGGCGTGATGCTGTCCAACCTGGTCGCCGCGGCCCGCGCCGACCGCGTCAGGTATCGCCCCCTCCTGGATCGGTACGTCCGGGCTCTGGACGCCTACTGGGATCCGAAAGTCGCCATACCCGGCTACGAGCCGGCGGCCACCAAGGGGAACGGCAATGACAAATACTACGACGACAACGCCTGGCTGGTGATCTCGCTCCTCGAAGACTACGAGTCCTCCAGGGAGCCTCGCGAGCTGGCTCGCGCGGACGACGCGCTCCGCTTCGTCCTGAGCGGCTGGGACGAGGCGCTCGGAGGGGGCATCTGGTGGCACCAGCTGCACAAGGACGGCACGAAGAATACCTGCTCCAACGGCCCGGCCGCCGTCGGCTGCCTCCGCCTGGCGCGGTTCCGCGACGGCGAGCGGGCGGCCGAGCTCGTCGAGATGGCCCGCAAGATCGTCGCCTGGACGAGGTCGAACCTCCAGGACTCCGACGGCCTCTTCGACGACCGCAAGGTGGTCTCCACCGGCGAGGTCAAGCGCGGCAAGCTGACCTACAACACGGCGCTCATGATCCAGGCGTTGCTGGGCCTCTACCGGGCGACCGGCGAGAAGCCGCATCTCGATGAGGCAGTCCGCGTGGCGACGGCCGGCGACTGGTTCCTCGACGCCGGGACCGGCGCGTACCGCGACGCGCCGCGGTATTCCCACTTCATGGTGGAGGCGGACCTCGACACCCACCGCGCCACCGGCGACCGACGATTCCTGGAGCGGGCGAGGAAGAATGCGGACGTCCTCTATGGCCGCTGGAAGGCGAAGCCCTTCGCCGACATGGTCTCCAACGCCGCCCTCGCCCGGATCCTCTGGCTTATGGCCGAGAGCGAGACGGAGTCGGGCCGCGAGTTCTGGCGACGTGCGGACGCGTCGCGGCCCTGA